AAAGGTGGGAACTGCAGCAGACTCCacccctgctgctgggatgtgGCCGAGGCAAGGTGTTCTCCAGGTCCcaaactgctgctgcagccccattgCCTGGAGCTCCTCACTGAGTCTCCCGTGCAGGTGTGTCCCCATCGGAGATTTTAGCCCCTGCCCTGTACCACGGCTACTACATCCGGCCCCGGATCAACaagcagctggagaggggcacCTCGGAGATCTGCCTGAACGAGCACAAGTTCCAGGTGTTCCTGGACGTCTGCCAGTTCCTGCCCGACGAGCTCAGCGTGCGCACCGTGGACAACCTGCTGGAGGTGGTGGGGCAGCACCCGCAGAAGGCTGATCGTCACGGCTTCGTTTCCAGGGAGTTCACCAGGACCTACATCCTGCCCCTGGACGTGGATCCCCTGCTGGTCAGGGCCACCCTGACCCAC
This genomic interval from Taeniopygia guttata chromosome 24, bTaeGut7.mat, whole genome shotgun sequence contains the following:
- the HSPB2 gene encoding heat shock protein beta-2 — translated: MAARTVPHAYPMSSEYEFANPSKIYDQNFGEGVSPSEILAPALYHGYYIRPRINKQLERGTSEICLNEHKFQVFLDVCQFLPDELSVRTVDNLLEVVGQHPQKADRHGFVSREFTRTYILPLDVDPLLVRATLTHDGILSIVAPRTGKEVKARINEVKITQQEQPAGEEEQAEEGKEKETS